The nucleotide sequence ttaaaatgttgagtaaagtcaacttaaaaatattagttcacttaaaggtgcagtgaattggccgtttttattgtttatactattgtctgatgtctacttatgacgttcgcgtggtttttacattcgaaaacatcaaaatcaataagtgaTAGGCTATTTTcaaccctggttttgaggccggttGGAGAAACGCtgggtttttaagggcgggccgcatagaagacttggaagtaaacgcccactgctatgattggatagcagcttgcgtagttgacttagttggagcattctgtgaatttggttagacacgtaacgttacgtaacgtgattttactcaaatttacggacttatttcccggatgtgatggcaaggctttgcgtatattTTGTATAGCCtgtagttgtatggtgtttagtgatatatgaccgtacatgtcagcatttaagccccgcgaaccggacagaagatctcaaatgttatagttttcatgataaaataacaaacggtcgactcccggccaaaatgtcCCAgtaccagaaataatatcaaaacacttcaaaacagcctccattattcgcaaacggtggataaaaccttgaaaaacgatatatgagcccgcccaatcacagagatgccgattacaatacaaatgactagaggtccccagttaatactatcagggcatatcaagcgatctctaacaaagcaaaagtgacgcatagtacaaatatgttttacttgcataagattgctgcgccattcctgtcggatccaatattgacggcacagcactgctttttaattttagtctctccgcaaagacttgttcaaggaatccgcgttgaaatgaagcgaacaaacgctcaatgttttacccacgtgagctggaacgtctttaaaaatgaacttcaaccacgcattcctactgtgggaatctgaaggaaggttatgcagcgactgtgttcttccacaaccaggcactgcacaatattttgcgatctttaacggcatgatgcacactcgctctatctggttctgtgcagcttgtgttcagtactgtcatgcgcgaaccagtgggcggggctagagaagtagtcgttgatattcttctgtggaggcggtgttcaacctatctatgacaggtgcattccagaacctgccgttcgctgagcctggtgtcaataacagttgttctAATATAACAACGATGAAAGAGTAACAAACtcgtgttgactaatatttttaagttgacatAACTCGACATTTTATGGCagccaggtaacttatttttgcTTCTACACTACATCAATGTAGCACAACATAACACAAACAGATGaaagaaaaagtaataaacaattTTACACATTAGTTACAATAACAGTTATATATTTTCTCAGTGTTGACGTCCGTCATGTGATGGAGAGTTGCGTCAGCCTGACCTCATGTGGGACTGAAGTGACCCTGAAACATGACATTTCTGCCTTTAGTTTCTCAGCCAGATTCCTGTTGCTTCATTCCGGTCCCAGTTGCTCATGGATTACTCACACAAGTCGAAACAGATTAATGCTGTGAAGGGATCGGGGTGGGCAGAGTACGGCCTGCTTCTTTCAGTGTCATCTTTGAAGCTCAGCGGATTGGCTGTGATTCACgtacaataaaactgaaagaaGATTTTGACACAGACCGCATGAGCGAGCAGAGGTCCGGCTGACCTCCTTATAAGAATTAACACATCGATTTCACTTTTTGTCTTTCATGTGGTCAACCTTTAAAGGGGAAATAATCCATCAAGCACCCATTTTTCCGCTTGTTTCTTTTTAAGCGGAACAGTCAGTGGGATTCTGACGTATATGTAAAGATTGTGAGAGATGAAAATCTGCATCAAACACTCACAGGGAACCCTGAGGTGCTGAGCGATGCGTTTCCATGACAACAGCACCATAAGATGCGATGCACCACATCATCCAAAGCTCAGCAGAGGGCTTTTCCATGATGCcttcccttctctctctctctctcactttcactAAACACTTCCCCCAATCTAACCACTAAAGGACTCTCACCGCATTGAGATCTTCCCCTCAACGCTCAGTCCCTCACCTCCCGCCAGGTCAAATCAAGACATATGCTatattctgttttgtttgatCATGCACTCTCAAAAGAGATGTCTTAATTTGAACgcattgttttgtgttatttatttaacacatttacatgttactttcaatacacattgtgttgacttctgagagaaaatgtgttgtcccaagaaataacacaaatgtgttgtccttaactgaacaccAAATGTGTTTTTAGAGTGTGTTAAAATAAGATCACGACGGGGATTAGATGTTCGTATATTGCTCGGTAACGATGATGCTAGAACGAGTATCTCAGGGTGGGTTTATTCACATGCTCGAGCAGAAGAGAATCTATTCAATGGCGTACTCTCTTTGCTCTGCGATTGGCTCACGGGGTTTCAAATAACCAAAAGGATTACTAAAAGGATTCATACTACGGAAGGCAATcagggtcagtgttgtttggttatcaacgttcttcaaaataccttcttttgtgggTGAATCAACGATGAAAgagtaataaaatgaataagaaTAAATGAAAGCAAACCTCCTTGATGCCTTTTTTACTCCGGATGGATTCTCAATTCAATTCCGAGCAGTGGAATGGAAACAAGATCTGTTAATAATAGTCAACCAATCTCCTCCCAAGCGATACAGGGAAAATATTCTTATCGCAATGTCAGGATTACAAAGCATCCCATAGAACTACATGGAAGAATTCCCACAAATGCGAGGGAGTATCACGGCCTATCTTCAGAGCTCAGCAGGATTAGCAGTAATTCCTATTCAAATTGAACGGAAAGAAGATTCTGACGCATTGCGTGAGCAAGCAGAGTAAAATGTGATCATGACATCGTTTGAATGATAAATAGTTTGCATGGTTAAAAACCGTGGAGACTGTGATCGAACGGAGGTTAACACTTTCTCCACCACAGTCGAGTCAAGAGAGAAAAGCCTCAATTGACAGTGAAAACACTTGATAACAGATGTGTGTAACAACACTCGTGTCACTACAACACACACCGATATTCACCCGTATTCTGTTACAGATCAAACCAATCTTTCACCAGTTCTCCATCCTACGTCTTTGTTTGTATGCTTACCCACAAGCCAACCTAGAACTTCGCTTTTTTGCAAAATTGTTTCCTGCACCCTTTGGATTATTCACAATTTCTTGCAGAACAGCTCTTGTTTCAATGAAGAGTTGTgaatataaaacatgttttgtttgaaaaagcCTGCCTGAcgtttatccttctttttatacttaaaatccacagagcttttatttgatgtaataaataagacatggctctttctacagtctttctaatgcccgcatgatctcttccctgcgtcaacatgagaaccacatctttttgtactgtggtggccaccgtcgtgtttggactgagcgattcgtggcaaatctataatacaacgctagtggtcgctgttaatcaagaactgcgcctttaaagaatgtgggaaaacGTATTGACTAACACGGTAGTATCTGTTTCTTAGCCCCAAAACAGTTTGatcacaaacattcttccaaatatctttctttgttttcagcTGAAAAACGAAATTGAAACAGGTTCGAGGAACGAgaaaatgacgacagaattgtaatttttccgtgaactatccctttaagattcaGTGAAATTTAGTGAATTGCAaacattacacaaaataaatcgTTCTTTCTTCCTAAAACAGTCCAGTTGCCATCTTTGTATATGAAGCAGGAAAGACACATTtattatatcattaaaaaatTAACATAATCCTAAAACATGTTTCCAACATTGTTCCAAGTTCTACTTAGCGTCAAAGCGTCACTTGCTGACCTTTTTACGGTCCGAAGACATCTTTTCtacatcaaagaaccttttgaaaaACAAAGCGATTCGGCAAACACAAAGGTTTTTCACAGCCAAACATGTTCATCTACAACATCATCGTTTAAAAcctttatttacacatttacctttatttgatttttatttcataCAAAGTAATCACGTGACAATAGACTAGAAGAAATCTAGACAACCGAATGAAACCCAAACAAGTCATCATCAGTCATGATGCAATATGCTATGATGTAAAGTCAAATAAAGTCACCTCAGGTTTTTTTTACGTTATTAACTACGTATTACTGTCCACATTTAGCCGAGAAAACAACATCTGTGTACAACctcaatgcacacacacacacgcacacacacacacacacacacacacacattgaggtGGAGGTGGAAGGAGAGGGGGGTGGGGGCTAGCTTGGGGAGAAAAGGGCAATATGAAAACTCCCAACAGTCATCAAAAGGGAAAAAAAAACTCCAGCACTTCATTGCATTTGCCCAcccattcattttccaaacctTGAGCTGTGATTATAAATACAGACTCGATGTGCTTTCATGTCACTTGCACTCGTGGATAAGCAGCATCAGGTGAACATCTCAAAGGACATCCATCGATCATGTCATCTCTACCCTGGATCTGTGCTGTGACACTGGCTCTGCTCTGCTGTCTGACCGCTCAACCCTTGAAACCCAACTCGCTCTTGATAGAGATTAAAAACTTTTCTGACACTGTTGAAAATGACACATGTGTAAGTATCTGATCGTGAAACCACACGCCAATATCAGCCATCGGCTGATGCTTTGCTAATTTACTgaactttgtgtttttttcatcaCAGTGGAAAGATATAGTAAACCCGACGTTCTACGCTCCCGTCGATGTAAAGGTGAGTAAACCTATGAGATCTTTGCTTCTCGGTTCTTGAGCATCTAACTTCTAACTGAGATAAGAGATCAGAGGAACAGGAAGGAGGTTTACTATGCCAAAGCCAAACCTCAAGCCAGCAGAGATAgctcacacaacacacacacacacacacacgcctgaAGGTTTAGTGTCTACATCTTCCTTAACAGCCTCCATCGGACATCGagtttgaaaacgtttctgtttcTGACTCTTAGAAGGACTGCGTGCATTCTGCTCTGGATTGCTATATCAAAGAATTCCACGTGCTTgttgaagaatgtcagtcagAGTCTGAACAAAACATAGAGGATGCTGCGGACGATCTCATGACACAACTGGAAGActtaaaaaaagtaagaaatatTTGTTCAGCGCCAACGCAACTATTTCATGACCTGGATAATGTGCGAAGTGCGATCTGTTCTCACGAGTCTTTTTCATTTGCTCTCATTTCACAGTCGGATACCTCCTGCACCGATTTCGCCTGCGAGGTCTTTCCCCAAAAGCCCTTCAAGGAATTCTTGAACAACATGAAAACTCTCCTGCAACAAATAACGGCTCTGAGCAACCCCGTGTGAAAATCTGGACCAAAAAAACCTGAAACTGTGATGTTTGTGTGCCCGGGGTTTACGTCTACAGAACCTTCCGATGAAACTCAGCACAGACTAGTCACGTGTTTCGACATTgcactgcatttttttttttttcagtcgtGTTATAGCCAACGAATGTAACTTCTATGAAGACAGATATGCTGCCAGTTCTCACGTTTATGTCATAAAGAAAAAAGCACTAGAATGTTTTGATACACAAGCTTTGCtgcatatttatgtatttatgagaatatttatttatgttattggTTATTTATTAGGACGCCTGCCATGTGTATTTCAAGAGAAATAAAAGTGAACTTATTTATAAAACCTTCAGATTCCTTGGGGTTTTTTTGTCATTCACTCCTGTGTGGGTTTAAATACCCGAAGGTCATTTTTGAGGCAGAGTGGATGTGAACCCGGCCGCTGACTTCGATTTTGACCCCCTGACCTACATGCGAGCTGAGGGACGGCGGAATTTTAAAGTTTGACCTTTCGGGCCGCCCAACGCATAGTTTAGTTCAGGTGGACATCGTGCGCGTGGACGGGTTGGGAAAGTccccaatcaaactttctatgACAGACGATGTGAAAATAGATCCACCCGTTCCACTCTTACTAATATTAAGTCACTCACCCATCACCTTTGCCCACCTAAACCGCACAGGGAAGCTCAGACTTCTCAGTCCATTAGAGAAAATGATCTGACAACGCTTGCCAATTCAGTTCATGTGACGTTGTTGTGGTTACACACACTTTTCCCTCCAGGGATACATGATGAGTTCGTCCTACATTAGTCATTAATACGTGGGCGATTGTCCGGAAGTAGAATAGCTCTCCAACAGCGCTGCTGTCCGTCTTTGAAGGAAGTGATTTAAGTGCACTTAAAGTGACGGTTCATCCCCCAAAAACAGATTCTTTCAGTATTTACGTCTTGCCGAACTGTGGAACACATCTGATAATCAAGCAACACTGAACCACGTTGACTTCtgctgtatgaacacaaaccgctgagacatttctcaaaatatcttcttttgtgaaggGGTCACATACAGGTTCACAACCACATTAGAGAATAAACGATAGGGGGGTAACATGTCAAACATACGAGGCACACTTTAACAAGGATTACACATTACTCGAGACTAACACCCGCTTCTTCCAGAAAGGGAAGTGTTTAAGGATCGGgaggtgtgtgcgtgcgtgtcacATATAATATCATTTATTAGAGTGTTTATGAGACCAAACCAGATCTCGGTGAAGTTCCTCAATAAAAGTCACGGTGGCTTTATTCCATCTGTGATCTCCTCATGATGAGGGACAGTTCATCACGTCATCACTGATCACAGATCAGCAGCGCAGGACAGGTGATGTATCGGTCGTATGAAACGATTAAAACCACATCCTGTAATGTCAGGTATGCGAGACTTTGAATGCGCAGAAGACTTTTGTAAACCAAAATGACACCGCAGCTGCTTATAAGAAACAATTCAACCCCAAATGAAACGGTCTtgtttagggctgcaacaactaatcgataaaatcgataataatcgatatcATCgattggtctgtgacgtcacttgtgagctgcgcagttataaagcaagcgcgtcttcttcccaaAATTaccgtctctccgtgcagcgcgaggtgtgcCGTTTTAAAGCCagacgtgttctgcatgcatctcttcaagctacgcagttttaaagtttaaaggggagaggtgttttaaatgacaaaatgaaagattatattagtaaaacccaatttgtggcgtttgcacttgtACTTTTTCCTGTACTTcaatacatttgaatgacaaatatctcacttttcatggcacaaaagaattctttccttggccgaccctcccctcgctcccacgtttgggagagactattgtcagttgcttctaatatgacacacatgaatcaactcaccaggtgtgttaattatggagacattcacaacattttgggagaaggctaatgagttcagttgtgtagacttttcccatatctgatgtagttattataagcaaaagatgtaattactgtacatttttatccgattaattgaaaaataatcgtccaactaatcgattatcaaaataatcgttagttgcagcccaaGTTTTGTTATCTTCTCATTTGCATCACATGCCATTTACAGTACACTTGATTCGCTCAAAAACTCAAGAACTCAAGTCTCAAGAACGTGCCCGTGAGCAATGATGGCAGCATGCAAGTTGCATTTGACATTTCACccttgacctttgaccccaCAGCTGCACGCATCTTACGAACAGCAATCATTCGActtcatgtctttatttacacttttaatatgaacataatagtcaaagtttacattttacatttatatgcaTTTGGTTTATCCAAAGGGACTTCACGTTTGCATTTGATCAAAATGAGCGTTCTtggaaatcaaacccacaacattTTGCAGCGCTAACGCAACACACTCGCACTTGAGCTGCAATTTAAGGGTTAATTCAATGCATTGCATGAACTTTCATTCAATTGCAATGACATTAAACCGTCatccaacaacagcacacatCTAAGAAACGTTTAAAGCGTGCACATCTTCCTACATGCACATCACATTGAACCTGCACGTCtaccacacacaaaaacatcacGCACAATAAAGCACGAATTGCTTCAATGGAGATTTTAAGACATACATACGGGGTACGAAGTCTCAGTGTTTATTTGCAGTCTTCTCTGCGTCGCGACAGCAATCACAATTCAATGAAAGGCCGATCCTCACTATCATAAAGACACTGGATGCAGTGAAAGCTTTAACAGGAAGCCACTGAGGTTTCCTGTGTTGAAGCGTGATGTTTACCTCTCCAAACATACTACACTACAACACTACAACCTTCTTCATGGCACCGGTCTCGACTGGAAAAGCgatagtttacctaaaaacCCAAATTTACTCATCTTCATGTGGTTGTACACCTGTATGCgtgtctttcttcagtgaaacacaaaagaagatattttgagaaatgtctcagcggtgTTGTGTTCAtatgatggaagtcaatggggttcagtgtcgTTTAACtaccagctttcttcaaaatatcttcttttgtgttctgaagaagaaactcatacagattCGGTATTACAGTGTGACGCAACAGCATGAACGTAAATGTTtgccacacaaacaaaacaaccgAAATACAGAGCGCACACGCTAAAACAATGACCAAATGAGGGAAAaggaacattttttatttttattttcattcgcTTTGATGAACAAACAGAACTTCACCCCCCTGTTCTCATGTAACGTTGTGGTCTATTTAGTCTGTTCTGTCATTCTTTTTCTCATCGATACATTACTCGGAGGAAGAGAAACTTGCATCTCGATTGTCTAAAAGTGCCATCTTTTTATGccgttaataaaacaaaacaaacaagcaaaacgAGCAAGATCACGACACCAaactatttaaacaaataaataactacGTAATGTGTTTGTAACGTCTCGGCATGTCTCACATCGAGAAATGATCGCTGATCGGCGGTTTCTCAACCCACTGGCCGTATCCCTTTCTCACCAGGTAAGATTTCAGGACGCTTTTTGCTTCCTGGTACGGCTTCGCCATCATCTGGATGTTCCACAAACAATGAGATTATCCATCAACATTAAATCATTCTTAATTGCAGACATGACGTCAGGTATTGATGAGGTTAGCGAGACGGTAAAATAAGTCTGCGGTACCTTGGCTTCTCTGTATGTGACGGCGGCGAGCAGTTCTTCTCTCTGCGCTTCTTTAGCCACTAAATTAAATCGACTCATCATAGCTGCTTTACAAAGCCGGCTGGCCAACGCTGGACTGCTCTTAAACGGAGAActggtaaaaaaacaacacaaacacacccataAAAACTCCAATACAGATGAcatcacacatgcacatacGTATATACAAAAGGAATCGTTTATCcaaatatcaacattttctcaATTTAGTTGCCCTCATGGACATCGCCCAGATGCACACTTCCTTCTTCAGTTGAAcgcaaacaaatcattttatattgAATTGCCATCTCATACAGAGGCTCTAAAAAGCACACACATCCATCACgaagtaatccaaatgactcgTGGCATGACAGCGAGTAAATGACGAGAGAAGCACCGGAGCCAGATATGATGTAATGATGCCAAATAAATCATAAAGACGTTATTACAATTGGGTTAACTATTCATTTAAGGCAAACTAATGTGCATTGATAGATGGATGGAGGATGGTATGGCTGCAAGTGAAGGCTACTGGCTGTTGCATGAACGAATGCATGGATGGACGCACGTACAGATGGAACACAACTCTTACTCTTCGGTTGACTTGCCCTCCAGAGCATCCACCGCCTCAGTCGTAAGGTCGCCGTGGCTCCAGTTAAAACTGAGGGATTTCAGGGAAGGTTGCGTGTCTGCAGGCACGGCCGAGGTCACCAGGCTGATGTGCGGCCGGTAGACGCAGTAATACAACGGAAGGGTTGAGGTGATGCCATCCACGCGCTGACTCACTGCCATCTGCAAACCGCGTATATCACTGCAGCCTCCCTCGCCTCAACAAACAAAGTGTTTACCAACACAAATAAGCGCTGGTAGTACAACAAACCTAATACGCAATAAACATTAGGGGTGGGTTTACAATACACTGGTATCACGATATTTTGGAGAAACAACTTCGAAACATTAACAAATTTCATCGAGATTTTTGTTGTACATACAAAACTGGACAATATTCAGAGATGAAATGCAAGTAAATAAAAACGGAACGGATCTGTCACTGAAAAATGATTATGAAGAATTTTTAAccccaatttttttttcaaaaaagaaataaaaacggCAAATCCTTAGAAAAAAAGTTATTACAAATGTTCTATTTTTtgacaacaaacaaataaacatcataTAATTTAAGAAATGGTAAGAGCGCATTCAAACTCGCTGCTAACATCACGATATGTCTCCAACCGGTTTTTTATCAACTTACTAATGAATATGCTGTTGACGTAGACAGGCTCAATGAAATGACTCAGCAGCGCCCCCTGGAAGCCCAGCACCAGCCACTGTGTGGTCTTATCGGTTGCAGACATGCTGATCACATGAGAGCCCATCTGCTCATACGACCTGGAGAACTTCGAGAAGACCTTCCCTTCCACCACAACATGAAGCCCGATCTGATTGTTCACCTCCCACGCAGAGATCGACAGCGGATTCAGACGCCTAGTCAACAAAAACAGCGATCATCTGTTCGCTTCAATCTATCAAGAAACGCCAATGAGATTCATATTTTGTACAATTGGAAATGTAGGTTTGGTTTAATCCATTGACGTGATGCATTATGTCTGCATATTGCAGCGAGGTCATGCGTGTGTTGGTACCCAAAGATGCGTGATTTGAAAAGTCATCATCTCAGGTTATTAAGTCATCATTATTACTGTATGTTAATAGTTACAGACATGTGAATGGcccgtgtgcgtgtgtttgtgcataAGTACAGCTGAGATGGGATCTGCGCAGCTCCTTTGGGCAGCTGACTCAGGTACAGGTGTAAAGTCAGATGATTTTTGAAGCTGAGGAGTTTGGTGGTCTGGTCCTGCTGGAAAACCGACTTCTCCTCCAGAGCGGGATTCTTACTGAAGAACAGCAAGAGATTTTTGTACAGAAACCTACAGGAGATTGAAACATATTCAGCAATTCAGAACAAGCTCAGACgaacaatgaacaaacaaagaTCCAGCGAATATTGGATATATGATAATATTGTGAGAATGTGAGATGATGAAATGACAGTGACATCCTCATCACCCCGTCCTTCCATAAGAATCTACATATTCCATGATTATTATTCTTAGTCACCCATTATGTTTGTCGCCgggtttgcaaatatctaaccaataaaaagtattaaaaagtgcttgtcaactttgacaacacagtatttaatcacttttatttaatccatttttccattccctgaaaaacagcaaatttggacatctgaggttttggaaggacagcaacgatatgtgggtagttgacaaataaaccatacatgtgtcctatgtcCTATCATCTTCGTTCTTTTATCAAAAAATGAAGTTGAATCTccattatgttattttatattataaatgaagagttgggatacttcacccaaaactatATATTCTGacgtcatttactcacattcgagttctgtataaatgtctgtataaatgtctttgttctgatgaacacagagaaagatatttggaagaatgcttgtaaccagacagattttgcaccccattgactcccatagtaggaaaaatgatcagtcaaaagtgccccagaacggtttgctgtcctacattcttcaaaacatcttcttttgtgttcaacagaacaaacaaatgataaagtcatttttcctactatgggagtcaatggggggcgagatctgtctggttagaagcatcagaacaaataaatgtatacatatttggaacaactcgaaggtgagtaaatgatgacagaattttcatttctgggtgaagtaTGCCTTTAAGGCTGTTTATCACTTGAGTAAACTCCAAACACTGAATTAAAAACAACTACAAACGTGTACAGGAGTCCGTTTACCTCATGAGTGACCTGCGAGCAGTTACCACCGCATGAGAATCATGCAGGATTCGTCCTGTGGGCGCCGGACTCGCTCTGGTATTGGAACTGCCCGTCCCGAGAGCAATGACCTCACATCCTGTGGCTTCAGACACGACACGTTCCATCATGTTAACATgtccaaaaataataaaaaccacTGAAGGTAACCGACATAACAGAGCCCGGTGGATGTTATCTATATCGAAACAATCTGCCAACAGACTCCCACATCTTTATTTGACTCATCTAAATTTGGGATAACTGCTCAAGCCCCAATGGACACAGTAGAACGACTTCCTCTTCCGTAATGTATACGTATTTGGAATTTACATTGTTAAGTTACATTGTTAATTCATtaagtaattaattaattatagtGTCAAAGCGCAAAGTctctcaaaatatcattttctgtgacaaaatataatttgatTTCGGGGACAAGGCCGAGTCTGTGAGGAGAGGATTACACAGCCACatcttttgtcacgtgacatTCTAATAAAAATCCCACAATGCCAGTCTGTGGTCTGACTTCCTGCGCGGCTGACTTACGAGACTACATGACAAATGCAGCCACTGTTCCGCCACAGGCAGAGAATTCTGGGTAACTGTCCATCAGCCTGGTGAAGATCTCCCTCACCGCGCTGGGTACCTGATCCTTCAGAGggttctttctctctgtcaacCACAATGAAATTATTAGTCAACTTCGgcaataaataaacattctgtcgcCTCACGTCAcgcaaacctgtatgatgttTGTTCCCCCGTGGAACACGAGAGGAGAAACTAAGAACAATTTCGATGGAGGAAAGAAACGTCACACGGATTCAGAGCAACGTGAACGTGgatgacagaattgacattTTGGACAAACCATCACTTTAAGACACATTAAACAATTATAGTTGCTCTGCAAACCATAATCAGGCCTGAAACCGCTTAGCTCTTCTTTTCAGGATTCTCTATTCTAATAAACAACACTTgtttattgcttttaaaaagaaaaaaacataactacCCAACACAGCCCTTCCAGAATGGACTTCAGGTATGACCGAGTCTTTGTCCCTCACAGTCAGAGACACCTCTGAGGAAAAACATCAAACATCCAAACATCAAATCCAGATGCACAAAACATCTAGCAcgacaataataaacaaaatatggcTGCCGTCCTTCTCCATATTgcctgatttttattttttgccacgGATCATCATCATTAGTCTCCCTttaatgtttgtcactgggttttgcaaacatGGAACCCATAAAGAGCctcaaaaagtgcttgtcaactctgACGACacagtttttaatcattttaaaagtacagtgttttttccatttcctgaaaaaagggcgaatttggacatccgaggttttggaaggacagccaCGGTATTTTATATTCTCGAGTAGTGTT is from Triplophysa rosa linkage group LG13, Trosa_1v2, whole genome shotgun sequence and encodes:
- the LOC130563732 gene encoding interleukin-21-like isoform X2; translation: MSSLPWICAVTLALLCCLTAQPLKPNSLLIEIKNFSDTVENDTCWKDIVNPTFYAPVDVKKDCVHSALDCYIKEFHVLVEECQSESEQNIEDAADDLMTQLEDLKKSDTSCTDFACEVFPQKPFKEFLNNMKTLLQQITALSNPV
- the LOC130563732 gene encoding uncharacterized protein LOC130563732 isoform X1; this encodes MSSLPWICAVTLALLCCLTAQPLKPNSLLIEIKNFSDTVENDTCWKDIVNPTFYAPVDVKKDCVHSALDCYIKEFHVLVEECQSESEQNIEDAADDLMTQLEDLKKVRNICSAPTQLFHDLDNVRSAICSHESFSFALISQSDTSCTDFACEVFPQKPFKEFLNNMKTLLQQITALSNPV
- the adad1 gene encoding LOW QUALITY PROTEIN: adenosine deaminase domain-containing protein 1 (The sequence of the model RefSeq protein was modified relative to this genomic sequence to represent the inferred CDS: substituted 1 base at 1 genomic stop codon); this translates as MSRGTSFRRSGLTHIGNTNISPSSSHGNSLSDFNDINNNKWLPGQAFSPKTNSKQKILPREVIDRYKGGEMHPVSALYQLSQVLQFQMDLKETVTTAGVTGFYFAFCVVIDGVQYKTGMGITKKEARAKAAELALEELVACSENAGIPSEVSEVSLTVRDKDSVIPEVHSGRAVLERKNPLKDQVPSAVREIFTRLMDSYPEFSACGGTVAAFVMXSPTGCEVIALGTGSSNTRASPAPTGRILHDSHAVVTARRSLMRFLYKNLLLFFSKNPALEEKSVFQQDQTTKLLSFKNHLTLHLYLSQLPKGAAQIPSQLRLNPLSISAWEVNNQIGLHVVVEGKVFSKFSRSYEQMGSHVISMSATDKTTQWLVLGFQGALLSHFIEPVYVNSIFISEGGCSDIRGLQMAVSQRVDGITSTLPLYYCVYRPHISLVTSAVPADTQPSLKSLSFNWSHGDLTTEAVDALEGKSTEDSPFKSSPALASRLCKAAMMSRFNLVAKEAQREELLAAVTYREAKMMAKPYQEAKSVLKSYLVRKGYGQWVEKPPISDHFSM